Sequence from the Leptospira johnsonii genome:
TCCAGAAACTCCAGTTCATCGCGTTTCTTTTGTCGGGACGGTTTAAAAAGACGATGGCTACTCCGTCTTCTCTCTCGACGATTTCAAAGAATTCAAAGTTTGTCTTCATCGGGATCAGAGTTATCCGATTCAGCCGACGAGTAAAACGTTTTTTAGGTCTCGTGTTTTGCGGGGAAGCTAAGGGTGGCCTTGCAGCCGTTTTCGTTCTCTAAATTGAGTTTTCCTCTTAGGAGTTTTACGAAAGAGTCCACCAAAGAAAGTCCTAAAGAGCCCGAATTGCGTGCTTGGGGTGTTGTGTCAGAGAGCCCCACGCCGTCGTCTTTGACCTCTAAGAAATATCGTTCGTCATTCAAACTAAAACGGATCAGTATAGAACCACTCTCTCTACCTTTGAATCCATGTTTGAATGAGTTGGTCAGAAGTTCGTTGATGATCAATGCACAGTTCATTCCCATCTCACTAGGGATCTTTGGAGTTTGGATATCCAATACAAGTTTGAACTTAGAACGATCTATCTTATACACTTCGAAAAGAAGGTCCGTTAGTTTGCGCACATACAGATCAAAACTAATGGAGGAAAGATCGTGATTTTCATAAAGCACTTCGTGCAGAAGGGCCACTGCCTGGATCCTATGCTGGCTGTCCTTGAAAATATCCAAGGTTTCCTGGTCCTTCAGATTGGAAGCGTTCATGCTTAGCAAAGAAGAAATAATGGTAAGATTGTTTTTGATCCTATGATGGATCTCTTTTAAGTAAGACTGGTTTGTACTATCCGATTCTCCTAAACGAAGAACAGTGATCGAACCGCTGGATTTTCCCTCGGTATTTAAGATGGGGGAAATTTGAAGGGTGGCAGCTGTTTTATTTCCGATCGCATCGATCGCGAATATTCCATTTTTCTCAATTGTTTGGTTAGAAGTTAATACATCCAGAATAGGAGGTGTATAAGCGGAAAAATTTGAATCTTCTAACCTTAAGATCTTTGTTAAAGAAAGTCCAATGGACTCCGCGTAACTTAGGCCCGCGATCTTTTCTGCCACAGGATTACAGAATAATACCAACCCGTTTTCGTCGGTGGTGATGATCCCGGATTCCATTTGGTTTAAAGTGGATTTTAAGGATTCTTCGTTTTTGCGGTTTCTATGTTCCAGCTCGTTTTTGTATAATGCCACTTCGATAGACGAGCGTAATTGGTCGGACTCGAATGGTTTGACTATATAGCCTAAGGGTTGAGTTCTTTTGGCTCTGTTAAGAGTGTTCTCATCTGCGTATGCTGTAAGATAAATAACAGGTGTTTGAAATCTGTTCCGGAGAAGTTCCGCAGTTTGGATCCCGTCCAGATTCCCTTCAATATTGATATCCATTAGGACCAGATCCGGATGATTCTCCTCAGCTTTTTGGATGGCTTCCTCTCCGGAGGATGTGATGCCCACAAGATCGTAACCTAATTTTTTAAGTTTTTGGCCCAAGTTGACTGCGACTATGATCTCATCTTCGACAACTAGGATCTTAGGTTTTGTGAGCATACTTCTAATCTACGAATAAAACCGATTGTTTCAACCATATAAATGTAAAATGATAGATGAAAATATCTGCGGAAATATGCAAAAGAATTTGAAAGCTTCCTTTGCAAGTAAAATCGAATATAAGTGAGATTTTTGTGAAGATCT
This genomic interval carries:
- a CDS encoding histidine kinase dimerization/phosphoacceptor domain -containing protein is translated as MLTKPKILVVEDEIIVAVNLGQKLKKLGYDLVGITSSGEEAIQKAEENHPDLVLMDINIEGNLDGIQTAELLRNRFQTPVIYLTAYADENTLNRAKRTQPLGYIVKPFESDQLRSSIEVALYKNELEHRNRKNEESLKSTLNQMESGIITTDENGLVLFCNPVAEKIAGLSYAESIGLSLTKILRLEDSNFSAYTPPILDVLTSNQTIEKNGIFAIDAIGNKTAATLQISPILNTEGKSSGSITVLRLGESDSTNQSYLKEIHHRIKNNLTIISSLLSMNASNLKDQETLDIFKDSQHRIQAVALLHEVLYENHDLSSISFDLYVRKLTDLLFEVYKIDRSKFKLVLDIQTPKIPSEMGMNCALIINELLTNSFKHGFKGRESGSILIRFSLNDERYFLEVKDDGVGLSDTTPQARNSGSLGLSLVDSFVKLLRGKLNLENENGCKATLSFPAKHET